In the Methanosphaera stadtmanae DSM 3091 genome, TAACTATAAAATTTATACTTTTAAAAAAGAACTTTTTTTGATTATATAGAATATTATATAACTTTTTTTTAAAATATAAACTAACTACAATAGGAATCAATAAAATGCCATATGATTTTAATTTAAAAAAAGAAAATAATCATCTCATTATTGGAAATATAGATGCTAACGAACTTGCTGAAAAATATAAAACACCATTATATGTGATAGATGAAGAAAAAGTTAGAAATAATTATAATAAATTATACACTGCATTTAATAGTAAATATGAAGATCTTCACATGTGTTATGCTGCAAAAGCAAATACAAACCTAGCAGTAATGAAAATATTAGAAGATGAAGGAAGTTACATTGATGCCGTATCTCCCGGTGAAATATACACTGCACTTCTTGCAGGATTTACACCAGAAAGAATAGTATTTACTGGAAACAACGTAACAAATGAAGAACTAGAATATGCACATAAAACTGGAGTTACAATAAATCTTGACAGTATTTCTGCACTTGAAAGATTAAGTACCATTGAAGGAACTAAAGGAAAAGAAATATCCATAAGAGTTAACCCGATGGTAGAAGCAGGACATCATGAACACTGTATTACTGGTGGTCCAAAAAGTAAATTTGGAATAAAAGAAGAAGAAGCTGTTGAAGTATATCAAAAAGCTATTGATTTAGGATTTAAACCTATAGGAATGCACTCCCACATAGGTTCTGAAATTCTTGAATCTGAACCATTCATGTTAGCTGTTGAAACAATGATGGATATTGCTGGAAAAGTTCATAAAGAAGTAGGAGTAGACTTTAAATTCCTAGATTTTGGTGGAGGATTTGGTATCCCATATGAACCAACAGAAAATGAATTAGACCTAGAAACATTCACAACAGACATAATTAAATTATTTAAATCAAAATTAGAAGAATATGATATGGGAAAACCTGCAATGTACATAGAACCAGGAAGATTCTTAGTAGGTAATGCTGAAGTACTCCTTACGAGAGTAAATACTATAAAAGAAAGTTATCGTAAATTTGCTGGTGTAGACTGTGGATTTGGAACATTACTTAGACCTACAATGTATGGTTCATACCACCACATAGTTGTTGCAAATAAAATTAATGAAGAAAATGTGGAAGAAATTGATATTGCAGGAAACTTATGTGAATCAGGAGATTTATTTGCAAGAGACAGACCTATGCCTAAACTTGAAGAAGGAGACTTACTTGCAATATTAAATGCTGGAGCATATGCATACAGTATGGCTTCACAATACAATTCAAGACCTAGACCTGCAGAAGTTCTTGTAAACAAAGACGAAGTAGATGTAATTAGAAGAAGAGAAGAATTCAGTGACTTATTTAATGGTCAAAAAATTCCTACAAGGTTATTAAAATGATTAAAGAAATAGAATTTACTAAAATGCATGCACTTGGTAATGATTATATTGTAATTAATGAAACAGAAACTGAAGTTATTCCTGAAGAAGCAAAAAACAAATTAAGTAACGATATATGCACACGTAGATTTAGTGTTGGTTCTGACGGTGTAATATTTGCATGTAAATCAGATAAATCTGATGTTAGATTCCGTATATTTAACAGTGATGGTAGTGAAGCTGAAATGTGTGGAAATGGTATTCGTTGTTTAGCAAAGTACGTTTATGATAATGATATTGTTAAAAAACAAACCATGCAAATAGAAACTATGGAAGATATTAAAGAAGCAAGACTTACAGTTGAAGATGATGTTGTTAAAAGTATTGCTATTGATATGGGAAAGGGATTTTTCAAACCAGAAGAAATTCCAGCAATAGCTCCTAGTGGAAATACTGATGAATTTATTGATGAAGAAATTGATGTTGATGGTGAAAAAATCATAATGAGTTCTGTTAGTGTAGGAAATCCACATGCTGTTTCATTTACTGATATAAACATTGATGATATTGATTTAGATTATTATGGTCCACGTATTGAAAATCATAAAGCATTTCCTGAAAAAGTAAATGTTCATTTTGTAAATATTGTTTCTCCTGGAGAAATTAACATTTTAACATGGGAACGTGGTGCAGGTTTTACATTTGCTTGTGGTACTGGTACAACAAGTTGTGTACTCCTTGGATATAAAATGGGACTTTTAAATGAAAAAGTTCATGCACATCTCTCTGGAGGAGATTTAGATATTACAGTAAGTGATCATAATGAATACTTAACTGCTACAATGGAAGGAAAAGCAGTTACTGTGTATAAAGCTCAAATGACAGTGGATATTTAATTCCACCTTTTTTTTAATTTTTAGGATTGATACTATGAAGCGTATTGTTTTTGAAGATATAAGTACATTTATTGTGAAGTACATCTTCCATTTACGTTTTAAAGTTGCACTTTTAAGTAGAAAATCAAGAATTTTCAATAAAATACTAACAAAACTACTTTTTGAAGATGATAAAACATATTTTATTCCAAATAACAATAATATTACCCACTTAGAAACTATTGAAGTTAATAAAACAATTGATAAAACCAAAAATATCGTATTTCCAAGTGATATTATTAAAGAAATTATTAGAAATGCTAATTATATTGTTATAATGAATAGTTGTTTATGTAGAACTTCTGCAAATTGTAATGATTATCCACAGAATAGGTTGTATATTTCTTGGAAGAGCTACAAAAAAGATTTCCAGAAAGTATTGTAGAGAAGTAACACCAGATGAGGCTATTAATCATATTGATAAATGTAATAATGCTGGATTAATTCATATTATGGGTAGAAATAAACTTGATGTTAGGTGGATGAATGTAGGTCCATCAGATGAGTTATTAACAATATGTAATTGTTGTCCATGTTGTTGTTTATGGAGAGTACTACCTAATTTTAGTGATAGTATTCAGGGAAACTTCCATAAATTACCAGGTATTAGTGTTTATTGTGATGATAATCAATGTATTTTATGTAAAAAATGTGTTGATATATGTTTTGTTGAGGCAATAACAATAGATGATAATAAAATTAAAGTAAATAGTAATTGTATGGGTTGTAGTCAATGTGTGAGTAACTGTCCTGTTAATGCCATGAAAATAAATTATGATGATAATATGAACTACACTATAGATGATATTAATAATATAGTGAATATAGAAAAATAGTAAAATCCAATAAGATATATTTCAAGTGTAAATTATGTTCTAAAAATATTTTCTAATTTAAAAAGTAGATGAATAAAATCTATGTAAAAAACAAAAACATGGATTTCAAGTGTAAAAAATAATAAAAATAGAATGAGTTATTCATCTAATTCAAAGTTACGATTAAAATCTAAATTTCTAGTTTTATAAATTGTAGAACGTCTAAGTTTTAATAATGCTTTTTTCTTAGTTTTAAAATCATTCATAGAATGAATATTATCTTTTACATAGTCAAGTACTTCATCTACAACTTCATCTTTATGTATCCAATTACAATTACTACAATTCCACACATTCTTTCCTTCTATCCATTTTCCACCAGTTGATCCATCAGCACATGGATAGAATGGACAGAAACAGAATGTACAATTTTCTTGATTATTATGACATGGGAAATATTCACAATCAGTGTTAGGACCAATCTGTATATCCCCTTTAAAGAATTTTTCATAGAATTGTTCTGTTAACTCAGGTAACTTAGCATCCATTTTATAACCCCTTGGAGTTATCATTTTACCTTTTTTAACATAAGTCATTGAATTTCCAACAATGATTGTTGTAAACATGTCAATATCCTGAGTTCTTAAATCTTTTAATTTACAAATATTTGTTAAAGTTTCAACTCCATCCTTTGTTGTAACAATACCAACAGGTGTTTCAGGATTTCTATTTTCTAATAAAGTATCACATGCTACTTCAAATGGTTCTGTTCTAGATTTACTCTTAGGATTGTAGAATGCTATTACTAAATCTGCTATTGCAGCAT is a window encoding:
- the lysA gene encoding diaminopimelate decarboxylase, whose product is MPYDFNLKKENNHLIIGNIDANELAEKYKTPLYVIDEEKVRNNYNKLYTAFNSKYEDLHMCYAAKANTNLAVMKILEDEGSYIDAVSPGEIYTALLAGFTPERIVFTGNNVTNEELEYAHKTGVTINLDSISALERLSTIEGTKGKEISIRVNPMVEAGHHEHCITGGPKSKFGIKEEEAVEVYQKAIDLGFKPIGMHSHIGSEILESEPFMLAVETMMDIAGKVHKEVGVDFKFLDFGGGFGIPYEPTENELDLETFTTDIIKLFKSKLEEYDMGKPAMYIEPGRFLVGNAEVLLTRVNTIKESYRKFAGVDCGFGTLLRPTMYGSYHHIVVANKINEENVEEIDIAGNLCESGDLFARDRPMPKLEEGDLLAILNAGAYAYSMASQYNSRPRPAEVLVNKDEVDVIRRREEFSDLFNGQKIPTRLLK
- the dapF gene encoding diaminopimelate epimerase; the protein is MIKEIEFTKMHALGNDYIVINETETEVIPEEAKNKLSNDICTRRFSVGSDGVIFACKSDKSDVRFRIFNSDGSEAEMCGNGIRCLAKYVYDNDIVKKQTMQIETMEDIKEARLTVEDDVVKSIAIDMGKGFFKPEEIPAIAPSGNTDEFIDEEIDVDGEKIIMSSVSVGNPHAVSFTDINIDDIDLDYYGPRIENHKAFPEKVNVHFVNIVSPGEINILTWERGAGFTFACGTGTTSCVLLGYKMGLLNEKVHAHLSGGDLDITVSDHNEYLTATMEGKAVTVYKAQMTVDI
- a CDS encoding 4Fe-4S binding protein → MIIHRIGCIFLGRATKKISRKYCREVTPDEAINHIDKCNNAGLIHIMGRNKLDVRWMNVGPSDELLTICNCCPCCCLWRVLPNFSDSIQGNFHKLPGISVYCDDNQCILCKKCVDICFVEAITIDDNKIKVNSNCMGCSQCVSNCPVNAMKINYDDNMNYTIDDINNIVNIEK
- the cobJ gene encoding precorrin-3B C(17)-methyltransferase, with amino-acid sequence MISLIGIGSKREHITLKAVDRIKEADVVIAYHPYLTHIQDLLEGKEVHSRGMGDEMQRVELAVEKEKEGLQVAIISSGDPGIYGMANVYFQIIDKYPDLEFEVIPGVTAATYSASALGAPLHDLAIISLSNLLTPLDEIQRKIKHAAIADLVIAFYNPKSKSRTEPFEVACDTLLENRNPETPVGIVTTKDGVETLTNICKLKDLRTQDIDMFTTIIVGNSMTYVKKGKMITPRGYKMDAKLPELTEQFYEKFFKGDIQIGPNTDCEYFPCHNNQENCTFCFCPFYPCADGSTGGKWIEGKNVWNCSNCNWIHKDEVVDEVLDYVKDNIHSMNDFKTKKKALLKLRRSTIYKTRNLDFNRNFELDE